A segment of the Lycium ferocissimum isolate CSIRO_LF1 chromosome 5, AGI_CSIRO_Lferr_CH_V1, whole genome shotgun sequence genome:
CATCTTTTATTGCTAtaagaaaaaaagttaaaaaactTATTGTTGAAAGTTGTCCAAGAATGTggcaaacaaaaaatataagcaCAAAAATTTACAAGCAGCTCGTAGAAATGTACAATTGCAGAAGAGCGTTCGTTACTCACCAATATGCTATCCTCTGATTTTGTTTCAATCCACCAAAAATAATGTAAGACTCCGAAAAGAAGGCTATGAGATCATTACATCCTTCACTAGCTGCTCTAACTGAAGTGCCACCTGTGACATATCAGGTTGCTCAGCAGGATTTTCCCGCAATGCCTGTTCTGCAATTTCAGCAAGTTTAAGCAGAGGTTCAACATTTCTCGGAAGAGCAACGTAACGATCTATGATCACAGCTGCTTTCCCTTGTCTGATCAGAGGTAGGGCCCAGTCAACAATATTCGGAGGCGTACAATCACGGTCATAAGCTTTTCTCCCACTAAGAATTTCCAGCAGCACGATCCCGAAGTTATAGACATCTGTTTGCACGTCTCCATTAAGGTCCTTCTCCATCaatccaaaatctgcaattCGAGCTCCCCAATCAGCATCCAAGAGAATGTTCGAACTCTTCACATCACGGTGAACAATAGGCGGAGAAACTTCCTTGTGAAGATACTCGAGCCCTTTAGCAGCTTGCATTGCGATTTTCAACCTAAGGTTCCAGCTCATTGGAGAAAGACCGCCATGTAGGTGATCATTTAGGGTTCCATGGGGCATTAATTCATAAACAAGAATCCTTTCCCCCATTTCCGCACAATAACCTAACAAATTAACGATATTGCTATGTCGAACACTGCAGAGGATCTCTAGCTCCATTTCAAATTCCCGACTATTGGTGTGAATAATCGTAGCAGCATTGGCTCTCTTTACCGCTACTTGCCTCCCATCCGGAAGCACAGCTTTATAAACAAATCCGTAACTTCCCCTACCTAGCTCGTTGAACTCCTTGAACCCATTAGTGGCGTCTTTCAGCTCAGAAAGCCGGAAAACTTGAGCTTCTCCAGGACATGGTGCTACGGACACGGTTGGATGAGGGTCCGTATTTGGATCAGTTTCCTTTTCGGGCTTGCGAATACATGAGGCGAATTGGTTCTTTCCGCCTTCTTTAGTACTTTTGCTGGATATCATGCGGATTAACAAACATAACCCCGCTAAACATAACAAGAACCCTAAAGCGGAAGACCCAATTATGATGAGTAGTTGACGTAATTGACGCTGATGCTGATGCTGCTTCATTTCCGCCGATATTTGGAGCTTGCAAACATCGGAACAAGAACTATTCTGGCAGAGAGAGCAAGGAGTACAAACCCTATCTGCATTTTCCGTACAAGAACTAGAAGGAAAAAATCCTTCAGAACAATTCACCCCACAAGGTGAACAAATCTTTAGATCTTTCCTAACACACAAATTTATCAAATCAGGCTCGTTCAATAGACTCGCGTTGAACGAGAATTTTCCTTCACCACATGAATTAGGAGTACATAATCCCGGACTACAAAGCTGCAAAGGCGGATCATAATCTACTTGTGATGAAACATTCGTGTACCAACAATCAAGAACCAAATCACCTTCTCTAATACCACAAGTAATAAAATCAGACGAAGCGATCGCCAAGAACCCCGATCCTTTTGGGATCAAAGATGAATTATAATTTCCCCAACACATAATGCCATGATTATCTTGTCTTATCCCACAAAAATGCTCAACACCAGCTGCTAACGACACGAATGGCACCCCTACCGGAGGGATACCAAACGATGAATTCGCCCCCCAACATTTCACCTCACTACTCTCTTCTAAAACCCCGCAAACTGAATCAATACCAGCTGTTAAAGCATGAATATTTTCAGATAAACCCAAAATTCCAAGATTACTAGAACTTGGACCCCAACAAAGTATCCCTCCATCTTTAACACCCCCACAAGTAAATCCATCACCAGAAACAATCTTTTTAAAAACTGCTGAATTACTATACTGATTATAAAACAATGAACTTTCCCTTGACATTAAGTTACCATTATTACCATTCGTTTTTCGTATAATATCCCAACAATCAACACTACCCCAATCATTTTCCGAATAATAAGGTCCTCTAATAGCACAAACATGATTTTTACCAGCAGCTATATGAGAATAAGCATATTGTTTATACACAACAGGAACAAGATCAGACCTTGATCCATTTGAATCCCAACAAAATGCTTGtgaagtgtttgataaaatgccaCAAAGAAAACCATCACCACCAGATAAAGCTGCCATTGGTGGAACATCAGTAGGGTAATTTGGTAAATTATTTGAAGGATTATTATTAGTTTTATTACCCCAACAAATTACATCTTGTTTGCCACTAGCATCAATAGCACAAAAGAAACCATTTTTACCAAAAGCAGCTGAAATAGGTCCCATTGAACCAAAACCATATACagatttgatgaaaataaatgaaaaaagatgataaaatgaaagtttgatgaaaAGGGTGTTCA
Coding sequences within it:
- the LOC132057286 gene encoding serine/threonine-protein kinase-like protein CCR1, with the protein product MFIQLNFKIFIIMNTLFIKLSFYHLFSFIFIKSVYGFGSMGPISAAFGKNGFFCAIDASGKQDVICWGNKTNNNPSNNLPNYPTDVPPMAALSGGDGFLCGILSNTSQAFCWDSNGSRSDLVPVVYKQYAYSHIAAGKNHVCAIRGPYYSENDWGSVDCWDIIRKTNGNNGNLMSRESSLFYNQYSNSAVFKKIVSGDGFTCGGVKDGGILCWGPSSSNLGILGLSENIHALTAGIDSVCGVLEESSEVKCWGANSSFGIPPVGVPFVSLAAGVEHFCGIRQDNHGIMCWGNYNSSLIPKGSGFLAIASSDFITCGIREGDLVLDCWYTNVSSQVDYDPPLQLCSPGLCTPNSCGEGKFSFNASLLNEPDLINLCVRKDLKICSPCGVNCSEGFFPSSSCTENADRVCTPCSLCQNSSCSDVCKLQISAEMKQHQHQRQLRQLLIIIGSSALGFLLCLAGLCLLIRMISSKSTKEGGKNQFASCIRKPEKETDPNTDPHPTVSVAPCPGEAQVFRLSELKDATNGFKEFNELGRGSYGFVYKAVLPDGRQVAVKRANAATIIHTNSREFEMELEILCSVRHSNIVNLLGYCAEMGERILVYELMPHGTLNDHLHGGLSPMSWNLRLKIAMQAAKGLEYLHKEVSPPIVHRDVKSSNILLDADWGARIADFGLMEKDLNGDVQTDVYNFGIVLLEILSGRKAYDRDCTPPNIVDWALPLIRQGKAAVIIDRYVALPRNVEPLLKLAEIAEQALRENPAEQPDMSQVALQLEQLVKDVMIS